Below is a genomic region from Streptomyces ferrugineus.
AGGAGGGGATCAGCTCGACCCGCCACTGGGGCCGCCAGTCGGCGTCCATGCAGGCCACCAGCGCGTCCGGCCGGTGGTCCCTGACCAGGCGGTCGATGAAGTCGAGGAGCCCGCGCACGGCGTTCACCGGCGTGCCGTCCGGGGCCTTCACGGAGTCCGGGACGCCGAAATAGGCGCGGAAGTACAGCGAGGCGGTGTCGAGGAGCATCAGTCGTCCGGTCACGCCACGCATCATGCCGTACCGCACTGACAGCGGCCCTGGGTGAGCCTCCCGTCGCGGTGCGTGGCGGGCCTGTGGCCTGGACCACTTGTGCGTTTGTGTACAGGGAAGCAGGGCAGGCGGGCCTGCGGAGTGGCGCCCCCTGCGCAACTGTTGCGTCAGTCGCTCCCATCATTTGCCGTCGAGACAAGAGGTACCCGTGTCATCCAGGCTTGAGGCCGACCATCTGTACAAGGTGTTCGGCAGACGACCGGACGAGGCCGTCGAGCGGCTCCGTCACGGAGCCGACCGTGAGGAGCTGCGCGCCGACGGCACCACCGCCGCCGTGATCGACGCCTCCTTCACCGTCGAACCCGGTCAGATCTTCGTCGTCATGGGCCTGTCCGGATCCGGCAAGTCCACGCTGCTGCGCATGCTCAACGGGCTCCTGGAGCCGACCGCGGGTCACGTCCGCTTCGACGGCCAGGACCTGACCGCCATCGGCGACCGCGAGCTGCGCGAGGTCCGGGCGAGGAAGATCAGCATGGTCTTCCAGCACTTCGCGCTGTTCCCGCACCGCAGCGTCCTGGAGAACGCCGCCTACGGCCTCGCCGTCCAGGGCGTGCCGCGCGCCGAGCGCGAGAAGCGTGCCGCCGAGGCCCTGGAGCTGTGCGGCCTGGGCGGCTGGGAGAAGTCCTGGCCCGACGAGCTGTCCGGCGGCATGCAGCAGCGCGTGGGCCTCGCCCGCGCCCTCGCCACCGACGCCGACCTGCTGCTGATGGACGAGTCCTTCAGTGCGCTCGACCCGCTGATCCGCCGTGACATGCAGGACCAGCTGCTCCAGCTGCAGCAGACCCTGAAGAAGACGATCGTCTTCATCACCCACGACCTGAACGAGGCCATGCGCCTGGGCGACCGCATCGCCGTCATGCGCGACGGCCGCATCGTGCAGACCGGCACCGCCGAGGACATCCTCCTGCGCCCGGCCGACGACTACGTGGCCTCCTTCATCCAGGACGTCGACCGCTCCCGCGTGCTGACCGCGGGCGCCCTGATGGACACCTCGGTCACCGCCGACGCCCCGCTGTGCACCTGTGAGACCGCGACCAGCGAGACGCCGTTCGTGGAACTGTGCGCGATCAGCGCCCGGCTGTCGCACCGCGTCTCGGTCGTGGACGACGACCACAAGGTCATCGGCGTCGTGCCGCGGCAGCGCCTGATCGGCTTCCTCGGCGACGAGGCTGCCGAGCCGGCGCCCTGCGACCACCCGGAGGACAGGGTGATCGCCCGTGCCTAGGCTGCGTCTCGGCGACTGGGTCGACTCCGGAGTGGACTGGCTGGTCGCCCACATGGGCTGGCTCTTCGACGCGATCAAGGCGGTCGTGGAGGGCATGTACGACGGCGTCAACGCCGTCCTGACGGCCCCCGAGCCGCTGCTCCTCGCGGGCATCCTCGCCGTGCTCGCCTGGTGGCTGCGCGGCCTGGTCGCGGGCGTCCTCGCCTTCGGCGGCTTCGCGCTGATCGACTCACTCGACCTGTGGGACCGGGCCATGTCGACGCTGGCCCTCGTGCTCGTCGCCACCCTCATCGCGCTGGTGCTCTCGATCCCGCTCGGCATCTGGGCGGCCCGCTCCAAGGCGGTCAGCGCGGCCGTACGGCCCGTCCTGGACCTGCTCCAGACGATGCCGTCGATGGTGCTGCTGATCCCGGCCATCCTCTTCTTCGGCCTTGGCACCGCCGCCGGCGTGATCGCCACCCTGATCTTCGCGCTCGCCCCCGGCGTCCGCATGACCGAGCTCGGCATCCGCCAGGTCGACGCCGAACTGGTCGAGGCGGCGGAGGCCTTCGGCACCGCGCCCCGGGACACCCTGCTGCGGGTCCAGCTGCCGCTCGCGCTGCCCACGATCATGGCCGGCATCAACCAGGTGATCATGCTGAGCCTGTCGATGGTCGTCATCGCCGGCATGGTCGGCACCGGCGGCCTCGGCGGCGCGGTCAACGAGGCCATCGGCCAGCTCGACATCGGCTTCGGCTTCGAGGCGGGCGTCGGCATCGTGGTCCTCGCCATCTACCTGGACCGCATCACCGGCGCGCTCGGCGCCCAGATCTCCCCGCTCGGCCGTCGTGCCGCCGCCAAGGCCCGCGCCGCGGGCGGCGTCAAGGTCTGGAACTACCGTCCCCGCCCCGTCGTCGCGGTCGCCGGCGTGGCCGCCCTGGCCCTCGTCGCGGGCGGCCTGGGCGTCTTCGGCCCCTCCGCCGGCACCGCCGAGGCCTCCGCCACGAACGTCGGCAAGGGCAAGGAGATCAAGATCGGCTACATCCCGTGGGACGAGGGCATCGCCTCGACGTACCTCTGGAAGGAGCTGCTGGAGCGGCGCGGCTTCAAGGTCACGACCACCCAGTACGCCGCGGGCCCCCTCTACACCGGCGTCGCCACCGGCCAGCTCGACTTCCAGACGGACGCCTGGCTGCCCACCACCCACGCCGAGTACTGGAAGAAGTACGGGAACCGGCTCGACGACCTCGGCTCCTGGTACGGCCCGACCTCGCTGGAGCTCACCGTCCCCTCGTACATGAAGGACGTGAACTCCCTGGAGGACCTCAAGAACAAGTCCGCCGAGTTCAAGGGCAAGATCGTCGGCATCGAGCCGAGCGCCGGAATGATGGGCCTGCTCAAGGACAAGGTGCTCAAGGAGTACGGCCTCGAGGACTCGTACGAGGTCGTGGACGGCTCGACACCCGCGATGCTGGCCGAGCTCAAGCGCGCGTACGCCAAGAAGCAGCCCATCGTCGTCACGCTGTGGTCGCCGCACTGGGCGTACAGCGACTACGACCTGAAGAAGCTCGAGGACCCCAAGGGCGCCTGGGGCAAGGGCGACGGCGTGCACACCCTGGCCCGCAAGGGCTTCGCCGACGACAACCCCCAGGTCGGCAAGTGGCTGAAGGACTTCTCCATGACCGAGAAGCAGCTCACCGGCCTGGAGTCCCAGATCACCAAGGCCGGCAAGGGCAAGGAACAGGACGCCGTGCGCACCTGGCTGAAGCGGAACCCGGGTCTGCTGGACAAGTGGGCTCCGGTCCCCGGATCGGACAAGAGCCAGGCGGCCGGGTGACCTGACAGTCCCGGGCCGTCACCCGAGGGGTGGGTCACGCCGTACGTTTTTCCCCTCCGTACGGCGGACCCACCCCTCGCGGCATGTCCGCATAGTCACCCGGCATGCCTACGAAAAGGATCCGGCCAACCACGCAGCGCTATCCCACCACCCGAGCCGGGGTGCGCGAACTCCCCACGGCCGGACTCGACTTCCGGACCGGGTACTCGGTTCTCCGGGACCCTCCGACCAGGCCCGCCGGTCGCGGCGGACGCGGGAACACGGGGGAGTGCCGGAGCATTGAACAGAACAGGGGTGTTCGCGTACTGAGCGGTGGTCAGGGCGTCGCGGGGGCGCCGGGCGGATCCCGGGAGCCGATCCGCTGGCGCGAACCGATGGGTCGAAGTCCCCCCGATGTGTCGTCGATGTGACGGGCGCATGAAACGGTTTGCCGAACATGCGTAGGGTGCAGAGAACTCAACAGAAGGTGTGCGCCGAACGGTGGGCGCGAGGACAGTGGACCGACGAGCGAAGGAGGGAGCCGGAGCGATGGGCGACCACAAAGAACAGCCCCTTCGGGTGGGCGCCGCCGTGCGACGGCGACGCCGCGCACTGGACCTCACCCTCGCCGTCGTGGCCGAACGCAGCGGCCTGTCGGTGCCCTTCCTGAGCCAGGTCGAGAACGACCGGGCACGCCCCAGCCGAAGCTCCCTGGAGAAGGTCGCCGACGCGCTGCGCACGACCGCCGTCGAACTCCTCGCCGCCGCCGACCCGGCGTGCAGCGTCGACGTCGTGCGGGCCGACACCACCGAACTGGCGCCGGAGCCGCGGGCGCGGTCCCTGGTGCGCGGTCACCATCAGATGCACGCCTCGGAGTTCACCGGCGACCATGACGCGGGCCGCGAATTCCAGTACCGCAACGACCAGTTGATGTACGTCGCCGACGGCGGTGTGGAGATCGAGGCGGAGGGCCGCGCCTATCGCCTGGGCCGCGGCGACACCCTGTACCTCACCGGCGGGGTCCGCCACCGCTGGCGGGCGACCGTGCCGGACACGCGCGTGGTCGTCGTCGCGGTGGCGGAGCACATCGAGGCGGTCCGGGACCGGCCGGGGCGCTGATGCGCGTCGTCTCCCTGGTGCCGTCCCTGACGGAGGCCGTGGCCGTCTCGGCCCCCGGCGCCCTGGTGGGCGCCACCGACTGGTGCGACCACCCTGCAGGCCTGGACGTCACCCGCGTCGGCGGCACCAAGAACCCCAAGGTCGAGAGGATTCTCGCGCTCGCGCCCGACCTGGTGATCGCCAACGAGGAGGAGAACCGCGAGATGGACCTCACCGCCCTGCGCGCGGCCGGCGTCGAGGTCCTGGTGACGGAGGTACGGGACGTACCGCAGGCCTTCGCCGAGCTGGCCCGGGTGCTGGGCGCCTGCGGGGTGACGGCACGCCCGCGGTGGCTGGACGAGGCGGAGGAGACGTGGTCGTCGCCGCCGGTCCCGGAGCACCGTACGACGGCCGTGGTCCCGATCTGGCGGCGCCCCTGGATGGTGCTGGGCCGCGACACCTTCGCGGGCGACGTCCTGGCCCGCCTCGGCGTGGACCACCTGTACACCACGCACGAGGACCGCTACCCCCGCATCCCTCTGGAGGACCTGCGGGCGGCGGCCCCGGACGTCGTGGTCCTCCCCGACGAGCCGTACCGCTTCACCGCGGACGACGGCCCGGAGGCGTTCCCGGGCCTGCCCTGCGCACTGGTCAGCGGACGGCACCTGACGTGGTACGGCCCGTCACTGGCCGAGGCGCCACGGGTGCTGACGCGGGCCCTGCGAGCAGCGCGCCGCTGAACAGCCCGCGGCTGGTGTGGACGGCCACGACGGCCCAGGCGCCGACGAGCACGGCGTACAGCCCGACGGCGAGCCCGTCGTACACGACGAGCCCGGTGTGCCGGGCCAGCGCCTCGGCGCCGGTGACACAGGTGCCGACCGGGAAGGTGAACGCCCACCAGGTCATCGCGAACCGCATGCCGTGCCGTCGGGCCCGCAGCACATGGGCGGTGGCGAGCCCGAACCACAGCAGCGCGAACCCCATGACGGGCACGCCGTACAGCACCGCGAGAATCCCGAACCCCCCGCCGTACGGTGCCCCAACCACCCCCGGGGCGACGTCCGCGAACGTGCCGACGGCGGTGGTGGACTGCCCGAGCGGCCCCAGCACGAGAAACAGCGACGGGGTGAGGACGAGGGGCAGCGGTCCGCCGGTGATCAGCCGGGCGAAGACCAGCGGCAGCATCAGCAGCGTGGCGAGCAGACTGAGCCCGAACATCGCGACACAGGCGAGCAGCAGCGTCTCCCGGGCCTGCCCGGGCGGCAGCTGCGGCACCAGCAGCGGGCCGAGCGCGGCGGACACCATGGGCGCGACGAGCGGCAGCAGCCATACGGGCGTGGCCTGCGAGGGCTCGATGCGATGGCGTACGGCCATGAGGTACGGCACGGCCAGGGCGGCCGCCAGCCCGATGGCCGTACCGGCGGTGAACAGCACGGCGTCGAGTGCGACCGCCGCTCGGGCCCCGATCCAGTCCTCGCCGACGGTGACGGCACCGCCGCCGACGGCCAGCAGCGCCATGGACAGACAGCCGTAGAAGGGCGCCATGGCCGGGTCGAGGAGGTGGGCGCGGGCCTGTGCGCGATGGTGGGTCCAGTGCCGGGCGCGGGCGGCGAGCAAGGCGACGAGCAGGACGAGGGAGAGGGCCCACACGGTGGTGCAGGCGGTGCGCAGGCCGGGGAGGCGGAGCGGCAGTCCGGCTCCGGCGGTGGCGACGGCGGCGGTGCCCATGACGGCGGCGTACCAGTTGGGTCCGAGGTGACGGACGCCGAGGCGGCGGGTGGCGGTGACCATGTGCTGAGGGTCGCTGCGGGGTTCGGCTCCCACCAGGGAGTTTGCCTCTATGACGACATAAACTGCACTTATGGCAGAGGCGGCGGAGGGGCAGTTTCGCGCGGGTTCCCTGGCACATCGCGTCCCGGATCTCGGCGCGCTGGAGCTGCTGCTGGCGGTGGCGCGGCTCGGGAGTCTCGGTGGGGCGGCGCGTGAGCTGGGGATCACCCAGCCGGCGGCGAGCAGTCGGATCCGGTCGATGGAACGGCAGCTCGGGGTGGCGCTGGTGGACCGGTCACCGCGGGGCTCGCGGCTGACGGACGCCGGGGCGCTGGTGACGGACTGGGCGCGGCGGATCGTGGAGGCGGCGGAGGCGTTCGACGCGGGGGCGCAGGCGCTCAGGGACCGGCGGGACTCGCGGTTGCGGGTGGCGGCGAGCATGACGATCGCGGAGTATCTGCTGCCGGGGTGGCTGCTCGCGCTGCGGGCACAGCGGCCGGACACGGCGGTGTCGCTGCTGGCGGGGAACTCGGCGGCGGTCGCCGAGCGGCTGCTCGCGGACGAGGCGGACCTGGGGTTCGTGGAGGGGCTGACGGTGCCGACGGGGCTGGACTCGGTCGTCATCGCCCACGACAACCTGATCGTGGTGACCGCGCCGGCGCATCTGTGGTCCCGTCGCCGTCGTCCGCTGGAGGCGTCGGAACTGGCGGCGACGCCGCTGATCCTCCGGGAGACGGGCTCGGGGACGCGGCAGGTCCTGGACGCGGCGCTGGGCGGCCTGGCCCGCCCGCTGATCGAACTGTCGTCGACCACGGCGGTGAAGGCGGCGGCGGTGAGCGGGGCGGGGCCGGCGGTGCTGAGCGAACTGGCTGTCGGTGAGGAACTGGCGATGCGGCGGCTGGTGAGCGTGCCGGTGGCGGGCGTGTCGCTGGCGCGGGACCTGCGGGCGGTGTGGCCGACGGGCCATCGCCCGGTGGGCCCGGCACGAGACCTGCTGTCGCTGACGCGGGGGTAGTTACCTCGCCCCCGCCGCCCCTACCCATTCCCGTCCCCTGGGGGCTGCCGCCCCCAGACCCCCGCTTCGGCCCTGAACGGGCCTTGTCCTCAAACGCCGGACGGGCTGAAAATCCAGCCCCTCCGGCGTTTGAGGAGCGGGGGTCCAGGGGGCGGAGCCCCCTGGCGGGGTCGAAGGGGCGGAGCCCCTGGGGGACGGGAATGGGTAGGGGCGGCGGGGGCGCGATCCTGCCGTCAGCCGCCGGCGGCGACCCGCACCAGCCCCCGCACCACCCGCACATCCTCCCCCATCTCCGGATGCCACTGCACCCCCAACACCCACCCCCCGGACGGCAGTTCCAGCGCCTCCACCGTTCCGTCCGCCGCGTACGCCGACGCCACAAGACCCTCGCCCAAACGGTCCACGGCCTGGTGGTGATACGTCGGCACGGACGTCTCCTCCGGCACCAGCTCGCCGTACAGACTCCCCGGCACCGGCTTCACGGCATGGCTGCCGAAGACGCCCACCACCTCCGCGTGCCCGTCGATGTGCTGCACGAGCGTGCCGCCGAGGGCGACGTTCAACAGCTGCATGCCCCGGCAGATGCCCAGCAGGGGCACCCCCGCCGCCAGCGCCGCGTCGATCAGGGCCAGCTCCCACGCGTCCCGCTCCCGCGCCGGCGGCCCGGTGCGGGGCTCGCGCTCCGCGCCGTAGCGCACCGGCTCCACATCGGGTCCCCCCGCGATGACCAGCCCGTCCAACCGGGCCACGGCCGCCGCCGCGTACTCCGGGTCGTCCGGTGGAAGCATCGCCGCGAGGCCGCCCGCCCGCTGCACCAGCCGTGGATAGCCGACCGGCAGCAACGCCGCCTCCAGCTCCCACACGCCCCAGCGCGCACCGGACTCCAGATAGGTGCTGATCCCGATCAGCGGCCTGGTCACAGCGACTCCCTCACTCTCCGCGCCGCACTGTCGACGCCTCAGTCCCGTGCCAACTCTGCCTCGGCCGCCGCCAGCGCCGCGAACTCCTCCTCCGGAGCCTTCGCCACCAGACGCTTACGGCTGTACAGGCCGAAGTACCCGATCGCCACGACGTACACCACCAGCGCGATCAGCGCCGCCGTCACGTCCACCAGGAACGTCGCCACCAGCGCCGCACAGGCCAGCACCAGCGCGACCGACGACGTCAGCACCCCGCCCGGCGTACGGTACGGCCGCGCCAGCTCCGGCTCGCGGCGGCGCAGCACGATGTGCGACAGGGACATCAGGGCGTACGAGATCGTCGCGCCGAAGACCGCGATGTTCAGCATCCGCGCCCCGTTGCCCGACACCGCCGCCAGCAGGAAGCCGATCGTGCCGGGCACCAGCAGGCCCAGGTACGGCGCCTTGCGGCGGCTGGTCAGGGAGAGGAAGCGGGGCAGGTAGCCCGCGCGGGAGAGGGCGAAGAGCTGGCGTGAGCCCGCGTAGATCAGGGAGAAGAAGGAGGCCACGAGGCCCGCGAGGCCCGCGTAGTTCACGATGCGGCTCAGCGTCGTAGCCTTCCCGTCCGGCTGCAGCGCCTCCACCAGCGGGTTGCCCGCCTCCTGGATCGCCGCCGAGCCGCGTGCGCCGGCCGCCGCGAAGAAGGTCACCACGGCCAGCACCACGAGGATGCCCATCGACCAGCGGATCGCCTTCGGCAGCGTACGGGCCGGCTCCTTGGTCTCCTCGGCGGCCAGCGGCACCCCTTCGACGCCCAGGAAGAACCACATCCCGAAGGGGAACGCCGCCCAGATGCCGAGCAGGCCGAAGGGCAGCCAAGAGCTCGATCCCGCCGCCGAGGTGTCGACCGGGATGTCGTCCAGGGCCGAGAACGAGAAGTCCGGCAGCGCCGTCAGCGCGAACACGATCAGGGCCGCCACCGCGATGCCGGTGACCACGAAGCTGAAGCGCAGCGCCTCGCCCACGCCCCAGAGGTGGATGCCGAGGAAGATCGCGAAGCAGACCAGGTACATCGGCCAGCCGGACTCCAGGCCGAACAGGCCCAGCGACTCGACGTAGTCCCCGATGAAGATGACGATCGCGGCGGGGGCGAGGACGTACTCGATGAGGATCGCCGTGCCGGTGAGGAAGCCGCCCCACGGGCCGAGGGCCCTGCGGGCGAAGCCGTAGCCGCCGCCGGCCGTGGGCAGGATCGCGGACAGCTCGGCGAGGGCGAAGACCATGCAGCAGTACATGGCGCCCATCAGCACCATGGCGATCGCCAGGCCACCGAAGCCGCCCTCGGCGAGGCCGAAGTTCCAGCCGGAGAAGTCGCCGGAGACGACGTAGGCGACGCCGAGACCGGTCAGCAGCACCCAGCCGGCGCTGCCGCGGCGCAGCGCTCTGCGCTCCAGATAGGCGTCCGCCTCTGAGGCGGAGGTGGGTGTACTGGTGGATTCCAGGGACATGGGCACGACTCCCCACGGGGCGGCGGACACGGATCTGTATTCCGGGCGCGGTGGGGTCCACCGAGCCCCGGTTCAAAGGAATGGATCCATACCTTTGCGGTGTCGGCGCCGGGAAGGCAATACCCGTGCGTTAAGCGTCCGTAAATCCACACTCATCCGAGGAACCCGCGCAGCAGTGCCGCCGTACCTCCGCAGTGCTCGCGCATGACCTCGCGCGCGCACTCGGCGTTGCCCTCGATCACGGCCTCCACCAGCGCGGTGTGCTGGCGCTGGGAGTGCTCCAGGTTGCGCACGAGCAGCGGGATGCAGTCGAGCAGGTCGTTCACGGTCGCCCGTACGGCCGCGTACTGCGCGGTGAGGGTCGGGGAGCCGGAGAGCTCGGCCAGCGTCAGGTGCAGCAGCGTGTCCAGACGGCGGTACTCGGCGAGCGGGGCGTCGTGGGTGCGGGCCAGCGCCTCGCGCAGCCGGTCCGCCTGCTCCTCGTCCAGCCCGTGCGTGGCGCACAGCCCGGCCGCGCCCACCTCCAGCACCTCGCGGAAGCGCAGCGCGTCCTCCACGTCGATGCCCTTCAGTCGGCGGCGCAGCTCCTCCTCGCCGGGCGTCTCGGAGCGCGGCAGCACGAACGTGCCGCCGTAGCGACCGCGCCGGGACTCCACCAGCCCCTGGTCCTGGAGCACCTTCAGCACCTCGCGCAGCGTCACCCGGCTGATCCCCAGCCGGTCCGCCAGCTCGCGCTCGGCGGGCAGCCGCTCGCCGCCCGGCACCAGGCCGAGCCGCACCACCTGGAGGATCTGTTCCAGGGCCTCCTCGAAACCATTGCCGGCCCGCACCGGCCGCAGCACCGAGGTCAGCCGGTCGTCGGCCTCGGGCGCCCCGTGCTCCGTGCCCGTCTGCGACATGTGGTCGGACCCCCTTCCCAATCAATGGTCCTGCGCAATACCTTATGGCTTCCGGCTGACCGAAGTAGCCCAAGGAGGCTCTCCCGTGGCAGACCGCACACCCCCGCTGAGCGTCGAGGAGCTGCACGCCCTCGTCGCCGGCGGTGAGATCGACACTGTCGTCCTGGCCTTCCCCGATATGCAAGGGCGACTGCAGGGCAAGCGGTTCGCCGCCCGTTTCTTCCTCGACGAGGTCCTCCACCACGGCACCGAGGGCTGCAACTACCTGCTCGCCGTCGACACCGAGATGAACACCGTCGACGGCTACGCCATGTCCTCCTGGGACCGCGGCTACGGCGACTTCGCCATGCACCCCGACCTGGCCACGCTGCGCCGCGTGCCCTGGAACGCCGGCACGGCCATGCTCGTCGCCGACCTCGCCTGGAGCGACGGCTCGCCCGTGGTCGCCGCGCCCCGCCAGATCCTGCGCCGCCAGCTCGAGCGCCTCGCCGAACTCGGATACACCGCGAACGTCGGCACCGAGCTGGAGTTCATCGTCTTCAAGGACACCTACGAGCAGGCCTGGGACGCGGGCTACCGAGGGCTCACACCGGCGAACCAGTACAACATCGACTACTCGGTGCTCGGGACCGGGCGGATCGAG
It encodes:
- a CDS encoding helix-turn-helix domain-containing protein — protein: MGDHKEQPLRVGAAVRRRRRALDLTLAVVAERSGLSVPFLSQVENDRARPSRSSLEKVADALRTTAVELLAAADPACSVDVVRADTTELAPEPRARSLVRGHHQMHASEFTGDHDAGREFQYRNDQLMYVADGGVEIEAEGRAYRLGRGDTLYLTGGVRHRWRATVPDTRVVVVAVAEHIEAVRDRPGR
- the eat gene encoding ethanolamine permease, with the translated sequence MSLESTSTPTSASEADAYLERRALRRGSAGWVLLTGLGVAYVVSGDFSGWNFGLAEGGFGGLAIAMVLMGAMYCCMVFALAELSAILPTAGGGYGFARRALGPWGGFLTGTAILIEYVLAPAAIVIFIGDYVESLGLFGLESGWPMYLVCFAIFLGIHLWGVGEALRFSFVVTGIAVAALIVFALTALPDFSFSALDDIPVDTSAAGSSSWLPFGLLGIWAAFPFGMWFFLGVEGVPLAAEETKEPARTLPKAIRWSMGILVVLAVVTFFAAAGARGSAAIQEAGNPLVEALQPDGKATTLSRIVNYAGLAGLVASFFSLIYAGSRQLFALSRAGYLPRFLSLTSRRKAPYLGLLVPGTIGFLLAAVSGNGARMLNIAVFGATISYALMSLSHIVLRRREPELARPYRTPGGVLTSSVALVLACAALVATFLVDVTAALIALVVYVVAIGYFGLYSRKRLVAKAPEEEFAALAAAEAELARD
- a CDS encoding LysR family transcriptional regulator produces the protein MAEAAEGQFRAGSLAHRVPDLGALELLLAVARLGSLGGAARELGITQPAASSRIRSMERQLGVALVDRSPRGSRLTDAGALVTDWARRIVEAAEAFDAGAQALRDRRDSRLRVAASMTIAEYLLPGWLLALRAQRPDTAVSLLAGNSAAVAERLLADEADLGFVEGLTVPTGLDSVVIAHDNLIVVTAPAHLWSRRRRPLEASELAATPLILRETGSGTRQVLDAALGGLARPLIELSSTTAVKAAAVSGAGPAVLSELAVGEELAMRRLVSVPVAGVSLARDLRAVWPTGHRPVGPARDLLSLTRG
- a CDS encoding FadR/GntR family transcriptional regulator — its product is MSQTGTEHGAPEADDRLTSVLRPVRAGNGFEEALEQILQVVRLGLVPGGERLPAERELADRLGISRVTLREVLKVLQDQGLVESRRGRYGGTFVLPRSETPGEEELRRRLKGIDVEDALRFREVLEVGAAGLCATHGLDEEQADRLREALARTHDAPLAEYRRLDTLLHLTLAELSGSPTLTAQYAAVRATVNDLLDCIPLLVRNLEHSQRQHTALVEAVIEGNAECAREVMREHCGGTAALLRGFLG
- a CDS encoding quaternary amine ABC transporter ATP-binding protein, which codes for MSSRLEADHLYKVFGRRPDEAVERLRHGADREELRADGTTAAVIDASFTVEPGQIFVVMGLSGSGKSTLLRMLNGLLEPTAGHVRFDGQDLTAIGDRELREVRARKISMVFQHFALFPHRSVLENAAYGLAVQGVPRAEREKRAAEALELCGLGGWEKSWPDELSGGMQQRVGLARALATDADLLLMDESFSALDPLIRRDMQDQLLQLQQTLKKTIVFITHDLNEAMRLGDRIAVMRDGRIVQTGTAEDILLRPADDYVASFIQDVDRSRVLTAGALMDTSVTADAPLCTCETATSETPFVELCAISARLSHRVSVVDDDHKVIGVVPRQRLIGFLGDEAAEPAPCDHPEDRVIARA
- a CDS encoding helical backbone metal receptor; translated protein: MRVVSLVPSLTEAVAVSAPGALVGATDWCDHPAGLDVTRVGGTKNPKVERILALAPDLVIANEEENREMDLTALRAAGVEVLVTEVRDVPQAFAELARVLGACGVTARPRWLDEAEETWSSPPVPEHRTTAVVPIWRRPWMVLGRDTFAGDVLARLGVDHLYTTHEDRYPRIPLEDLRAAAPDVVVLPDEPYRFTADDGPEAFPGLPCALVSGRHLTWYGPSLAEAPRVLTRALRAARR
- a CDS encoding ABC transporter permease/substrate binding protein, with the translated sequence MPRLRLGDWVDSGVDWLVAHMGWLFDAIKAVVEGMYDGVNAVLTAPEPLLLAGILAVLAWWLRGLVAGVLAFGGFALIDSLDLWDRAMSTLALVLVATLIALVLSIPLGIWAARSKAVSAAVRPVLDLLQTMPSMVLLIPAILFFGLGTAAGVIATLIFALAPGVRMTELGIRQVDAELVEAAEAFGTAPRDTLLRVQLPLALPTIMAGINQVIMLSLSMVVIAGMVGTGGLGGAVNEAIGQLDIGFGFEAGVGIVVLAIYLDRITGALGAQISPLGRRAAAKARAAGGVKVWNYRPRPVVAVAGVAALALVAGGLGVFGPSAGTAEASATNVGKGKEIKIGYIPWDEGIASTYLWKELLERRGFKVTTTQYAAGPLYTGVATGQLDFQTDAWLPTTHAEYWKKYGNRLDDLGSWYGPTSLELTVPSYMKDVNSLEDLKNKSAEFKGKIVGIEPSAGMMGLLKDKVLKEYGLEDSYEVVDGSTPAMLAELKRAYAKKQPIVVTLWSPHWAYSDYDLKKLEDPKGAWGKGDGVHTLARKGFADDNPQVGKWLKDFSMTEKQLTGLESQITKAGKGKEQDAVRTWLKRNPGLLDKWAPVPGSDKSQAAG
- a CDS encoding gamma-glutamyl-gamma-aminobutyrate hydrolase family protein, with protein sequence MIGISTYLESGARWGVWELEAALLPVGYPRLVQRAGGLAAMLPPDDPEYAAAAVARLDGLVIAGGPDVEPVRYGAEREPRTGPPARERDAWELALIDAALAAGVPLLGICRGMQLLNVALGGTLVQHIDGHAEVVGVFGSHAVKPVPGSLYGELVPEETSVPTYHHQAVDRLGEGLVASAYAADGTVEALELPSGGWVLGVQWHPEMGEDVRVVRGLVRVAAGG
- a CDS encoding TDT family transporter gives rise to the protein MVTATRRLGVRHLGPNWYAAVMGTAAVATAGAGLPLRLPGLRTACTTVWALSLVLLVALLAARARHWTHHRAQARAHLLDPAMAPFYGCLSMALLAVGGGAVTVGEDWIGARAAVALDAVLFTAGTAIGLAAALAVPYLMAVRHRIEPSQATPVWLLPLVAPMVSAALGPLLVPQLPPGQARETLLLACVAMFGLSLLATLLMLPLVFARLITGGPLPLVLTPSLFLVLGPLGQSTTAVGTFADVAPGVVGAPYGGGFGILAVLYGVPVMGFALLWFGLATAHVLRARRHGMRFAMTWWAFTFPVGTCVTGAEALARHTGLVVYDGLAVGLYAVLVGAWAVVAVHTSRGLFSGALLAGPASAPVAPRPVTGRTTSGAVR